In one Mucilaginibacter ginsenosidivorax genomic region, the following are encoded:
- a CDS encoding DUF5977 domain-containing protein, whose translation MKNYYLKINVAIILIACSGSVNLMAQTSAEANEYNKVSIASPTAGSLAKFVDIPVSLHTGIPDINIPLYTLQQGALSLPISMSYHASGLKTVEPAGWVGAGWALNAGGVITRSVRGTPDEKATVNGFQHTGFFSDHGYTSHLLETGYPLNDPNDPYPADTRPDSGYRVNYQRFVSGEFDSEPDLFFFNFGGYSGKFYFNDDRTPMLLPEQDIKIEYNYTEGSALSIQGFTLTTPDGVKYYFGATPSTTDVDPIEYTKVFTSQNGLGWDKVISSWYLNKIVSADGYNTITLNYRAANYSYYTISTNVEGSFGARGYKQVRNYVNGVELDNIMSANGQVNFIPATTARQDLSSSNTDGIEAVNTTAKALARIDVLQKNGQALLKSFNFSYDYFVDNTTTIASNFSNLTTDKTRLKLLSIQEKSSNGIANPPYKFDYFTELVPRRMSFAQDHWGFINGVTTNGDNLIATFYNTNNTQATVTGADRDPKWPAMRGGTLSKITFPTGGYNIYEYEPNQVYTTTISGTNGTRTSVQSISVGYDGGQTTKTNSVIQAIDYHQYAFDVSNGNYGGAGHLNIYNSNNALVDQVNLNNNETKELIRNYTPGNYKFEIIKENAYGGNGVQLSIYQLAGAATSVNAMVGGLRIKSITQSSGNGSPDMVTSYNYNDGQSSLSTGVLFGKPTVAQVLRNDIDKNYFQVDAVTHQTDIYAEGCPVSPGSTLQYLTSAGSVRAMNSTQGSHIGYKKVTVAQTGNGYSVSMFNTDGENDISRDDIVNRTIVTTPNTCTSDIPNYPAAPEPNSFNRGQLQYKADYSESGTLLDDASFTTVYQDNPMTTPAFVIVGNPTSSNIPSFFTWYDQKTGRKVKETVVKNIYTVNGTVTNQEDSYFDSPYHHQLTKKTTTNSAGDALETRYRYVPDYRLSNVDGLSDGLANYQAQLTPVNSTFNSSISSCSGSVGCQRSAWYDYTIGLAHKREDFNSYRIANFTGSGNTYSAQLLTAVTNVGPDLKPLIAMRTQNNYQPVETTNLKNGNVISSTLYTYDYFPTSQNQIYLSKISKTDFFIPPTSFTYTGTGTDNYSLVKDASYNEKATFNYAFGNTAQVNIQGIPSAAYQWGYNAAYPVAKVNASKVNDIFFDGFEEAGGNSTVYKTGHYSHTGGYNKTLSGLDAGNYMLTYWLNTSGNNWSIQSVPVTVTGTSYTIAIPSGQIDDVRFYPQGSQMTSYTYDPEIGMTSSTDGKGLVTYYEYDSFQRLLNIKDKDLAIVSNYNYNYAIPPVITYSSAAQSGSFTRNNCGAGYISSPVTFTVQAGAYSSTISQSDADQQALNYLNANGQAYANVNGTCMQSFAVTLNNYTNTGYKVYFSNSSTSLTFSFSDSGSSTIQVPAGTYSVDVYPTGAYVNHTITCGSQSVTAPRNVFSGVVIASGSNLSITVN comes from the coding sequence ATGAAAAATTATTATTTAAAAATTAACGTTGCCATTATTCTTATTGCCTGTTCAGGCTCTGTTAATCTAATGGCGCAAACCTCGGCTGAAGCAAATGAATATAATAAAGTATCCATCGCGTCGCCCACGGCCGGCTCTCTTGCTAAATTTGTGGATATTCCCGTGAGCCTACATACAGGGATACCGGATATCAATATTCCTTTGTATACGCTACAGCAGGGGGCTTTATCGCTGCCTATAAGCATGAGCTATCACGCATCGGGCTTAAAAACAGTTGAACCTGCAGGTTGGGTGGGGGCCGGCTGGGCACTCAACGCAGGGGGAGTAATCACGCGTTCGGTAAGGGGAACGCCTGATGAGAAAGCGACAGTGAATGGCTTTCAGCATACCGGTTTTTTCAGCGATCACGGATACACTAGTCATCTGCTGGAAACAGGTTATCCGCTGAATGACCCGAATGATCCATATCCTGCCGATACTCGGCCCGATAGCGGTTACCGGGTTAACTATCAGCGTTTCGTATCTGGCGAGTTTGATTCAGAACCCGACTTGTTCTTTTTTAATTTCGGGGGCTATTCGGGGAAATTCTATTTTAATGATGATCGCACGCCCATGCTGTTGCCAGAACAGGATATTAAAATAGAATACAATTACACCGAGGGTTCCGCACTAAGCATCCAGGGCTTTACTTTGACTACGCCCGATGGCGTAAAATACTATTTTGGTGCAACTCCCTCTACAACGGATGTCGATCCAATTGAATATACCAAGGTGTTTACCTCACAGAACGGACTGGGCTGGGATAAAGTGATATCAAGCTGGTACCTCAACAAGATAGTATCTGCCGACGGCTATAATACCATTACGTTAAACTATCGCGCCGCCAACTACAGTTACTATACTATCTCTACCAACGTTGAGGGAAGTTTTGGCGCACGGGGGTACAAGCAAGTGCGGAACTATGTAAATGGCGTTGAGCTTGATAACATCATGTCAGCAAACGGTCAGGTCAATTTTATTCCGGCAACAACGGCAAGGCAAGATCTTTCCAGCTCCAATACCGACGGTATAGAAGCCGTAAACACCACCGCAAAAGCCTTGGCTCGAATCGATGTCCTTCAAAAAAATGGCCAAGCGTTGCTCAAAAGCTTTAATTTCTCTTACGATTATTTTGTGGATAACACCACGACCATCGCCTCCAACTTCAGCAACTTAACAACAGATAAAACGAGACTAAAGTTGCTGAGTATACAGGAAAAAAGCAGCAACGGAATTGCTAATCCGCCGTATAAGTTTGATTATTTTACGGAATTGGTACCCCGTAGGATGAGTTTTGCTCAAGATCATTGGGGTTTTATCAATGGCGTAACAACAAACGGCGATAACCTCATCGCTACTTTTTACAATACCAATAATACGCAGGCAACAGTGACCGGCGCCGACCGAGACCCCAAATGGCCGGCAATGCGTGGGGGCACTTTAAGTAAAATTACGTTCCCTACGGGCGGGTATAACATTTACGAGTATGAGCCTAACCAAGTTTATACAACTACAATTTCGGGAACGAACGGGACCAGGACTTCTGTGCAAAGCATAAGCGTTGGTTACGACGGCGGCCAAACTACCAAGACCAATTCCGTCATCCAGGCGATTGACTATCACCAGTATGCTTTCGATGTTTCAAATGGCAATTACGGCGGTGCCGGTCATCTTAATATTTATAATAGCAACAACGCATTGGTTGACCAGGTAAATCTGAATAATAATGAAACGAAAGAGCTTATCCGCAATTACACTCCTGGGAATTACAAGTTTGAAATCATTAAAGAGAATGCCTATGGTGGAAACGGTGTTCAGCTGAGTATTTACCAGTTAGCAGGCGCAGCAACTAGCGTAAATGCGATGGTGGGAGGGCTAAGAATTAAATCAATTACCCAGAGTAGTGGCAACGGTAGCCCCGATATGGTAACGAGCTATAACTACAATGATGGCCAGAGCAGCCTTTCTACCGGAGTTCTTTTTGGTAAACCCACTGTGGCGCAGGTATTGCGTAATGATATTGATAAAAACTATTTTCAGGTAGACGCCGTAACCCACCAAACAGATATTTATGCCGAAGGCTGTCCTGTTAGCCCCGGATCGACTTTACAGTACCTCACATCAGCCGGTAGTGTGCGCGCCATGAACTCCACTCAGGGTAGTCACATAGGCTATAAAAAAGTAACCGTTGCCCAAACGGGTAATGGCTACAGTGTTTCGATGTTTAATACCGATGGCGAAAATGACATCAGCCGCGATGATATTGTAAACCGCACCATAGTGACCACACCAAACACTTGTACAAGTGATATCCCCAATTATCCTGCGGCACCGGAACCTAATAGTTTTAATCGCGGCCAATTGCAATACAAGGCAGATTATAGTGAAAGTGGCACCTTGTTAGACGATGCTTCTTTCACTACTGTGTATCAGGATAACCCGATGACTACGCCAGCTTTTGTAATTGTTGGTAATCCTACAAGTAGTAATATCCCATCTTTTTTTACATGGTATGATCAAAAGACAGGCCGTAAAGTAAAAGAGACGGTGGTGAAAAACATTTACACAGTCAATGGTACGGTTACCAACCAGGAAGACTCATATTTTGATAGCCCGTATCATCACCAGCTAACCAAAAAAACTACTACTAATTCTGCTGGAGATGCCTTGGAAACGCGATATCGTTATGTGCCGGATTATAGGCTAAGCAATGTTGATGGCTTAAGCGATGGCCTTGCCAATTACCAGGCGCAATTAACTCCCGTTAATAGTACATTTAATTCAAGTATATCAAGTTGCAGCGGGAGCGTAGGATGCCAGCGTAGCGCATGGTATGACTATACTATCGGACTGGCACATAAGCGAGAGGATTTCAACAGCTACCGAATCGCTAATTTTACAGGTAGCGGTAATACTTACAGTGCACAGCTCCTCACCGCAGTAACCAATGTTGGTCCCGATCTGAAGCCATTGATAGCCATGCGCACGCAAAATAATTACCAGCCAGTGGAAACTACTAATCTTAAAAATGGCAACGTAATTAGTTCAACTCTTTATACTTATGATTACTTCCCAACGTCGCAAAACCAGATTTATCTTTCTAAAATAAGCAAAACCGATTTCTTTATTCCGCCAACCAGTTTTACCTATACAGGTACTGGAACAGATAATTATTCGCTGGTTAAAGATGCGTCGTACAATGAAAAGGCGACTTTTAATTATGCCTTTGGCAACACAGCCCAGGTCAATATTCAGGGCATTCCGTCAGCGGCCTATCAGTGGGGCTACAATGCCGCTTACCCCGTGGCTAAAGTAAATGCTTCTAAAGTCAATGATATCTTTTTTGATGGCTTCGAAGAAGCGGGAGGGAATAGTACTGTTTATAAAACCGGGCACTATAGCCACACCGGGGGATACAATAAAACGCTTAGCGGTTTAGATGCAGGTAATTACATGTTAACGTATTGGCTAAATACCTCCGGCAATAATTGGTCAATACAAAGTGTTCCTGTTACTGTTACAGGAACTTCTTATACAATTGCTATCCCCAGCGGGCAGATAGACGATGTACGTTTTTACCCACAAGGTTCACAGATGACTTCTTACACCTACGACCCTGAAATTGGAATGACGAGCAGTACCGATGGGAAAGGATTAGTTACGTATTACGAATATGATTCTTTTCAGCGGTTATTGAATATTAAAGATAAAGATCTGGCCATCGTTAGCAATTATAATTACAACTACGCGATACCTCCGGTTATAACCTATAGCAGCGCAGCGCAGTCCGGGAGTTTTACCCGTAATAATTGTGGCGCGGGTTATATTTCCAGCCCCGTTACTTTTACCGTTCAGGCCGGGGCTTATAGTTCTACGATATCACAGAGTGATGCAGATCAGCAAGCGCTGAATTACCTTAATGCCAATGGGCAGGCCTATGCCAATGTTAACGGAACGTGTATGCAGAGCTTTGCGGTTACGCTTAATAATTATACGAATACTGGCTACAAAGTGTATTTTTCAAACAGTTCAACCTCATTAACTTTTAGCTTCTCTGACTCCGGGAGTAGCACCATACAGGTTCCTGCGGGTACTTATTCTGTAGATGTATACCCAACTGGCGCATATGTTAATCACACCATTACATGCGGTTCGCAATCAGTAACGGCACCGCGAAATGTATTTTCAGGTGTGGTCATCGCCTCTGGTAGTAATTTATCCATAACCGTTAACTAA
- a CDS encoding DUF6443 domain-containing protein: MNKIYKIFFVFLGLFLRQSLDVCYAQAPSYVSTMTGTPVAGSYYNNSNITINPTFSFTAGTGSSLSLFITAPDCVPINANPSTAQNYIITSVPRIGGITDPSGLVNRSTCDLMQTVQYFDGLGRKLQIVQVKGSPADKDFIQPVIYDQFGREAFKYLPYTLTTETSDGSYKANALTAGYGVSAFYNPANTAAAQTQLAGAISHINSPYGQTIFEPSPLNRVTEQGAPGDTWQPNLTNADLSHTDRVAYATNDNTDIANIATTFKAMLYKVNIGTDGTRTLVNAGASAYTNGQLYVTISKDANWQSGDLRAGTVQTFKDKMGHVVLKRSFNKKPDNSIEMLSTYYVYDDYGNLAFVLPPGALPDGGTISSTTLDFWCYQYRYDERGRLVEKKLPGKGKEFIVYNTLNQVVMTQDANQRGNTNQTGTNPQWSVIKYDAQGRVVVTGLYTDAGSAAGTENRTGIQAAVTNNANLWENRIAGGNGYNTSAGVYLAYPTTLNTTLGVNYYDNYTIPSLPGVFDKHAEAGMSTMTTGLPTASLVKILDGTTGNNNMLWNVSYYDDFGRNIRGFSEHFKGGLVSVNNYDEIKSTYDFTSAVLTNSRVNYINSSSNTATQSVAVNLAYDYDHLGRKLRTWQGINGNTILLNSYVYNEIGQVSEKNLHSADNGKTFVQSVDYRYNNRGWLKSINNAALNNADPLINNDTNDAFGEEVSYDDYGTTALKQYNGNISAVSWQGKKQPSGLAAQIVQGYEYSYDKLNRLTLANYTTTGLTGRYNEAITYDAMGNIKKLNRYRDNNGLTPIDQLTYLYDNGDNSNRLLSVTDISGSDEGQLNGTAGYTYDNNGNLRVDNKKQLTFTYNHLNLPYTVTPATGSAITYIYDATGRKLRKVITGGNRDYINGIEYDAAGSLVFLATEEGRARPNASGYFYEYTLKDHLGNTRVLIGQDGQVAQQTDYYAFGLEMNRGGVVVPNPDNKYKYNGKELQDELSMNLYDYGARFYDPAIARWTNTDPLAEKNKRWSGYNYAANNPVRFIDPDGMEDKPAVGADGLTDDQWIESSNPSSDPNLSSAFKEVNKEDEQKKEKTNATTSSNQSTSSNGGGIIINGIIIPIPGMTTFIVIVGHYDLSKIVIGFQTSGAATGASVFGTSGNGYIQSAMFLGGPFKGYWYDYLGIEGQIIAETAAEGSVGLGRSYFIAFNNPKSAPETDTPDGFAGAYVGGGAMVGWKPLLGDVNVTGQYSKSKDGAWTVLSFGASVAIGPSIGLLSTGSIGAEGHMGTTKLIGGTPIPTGKRSIFGIMANWALHLYMGL; the protein is encoded by the coding sequence ATGAATAAGATTTATAAAATATTTTTTGTTTTTTTGGGCTTGTTTCTTCGCCAGTCATTGGATGTTTGTTATGCCCAAGCCCCCAGTTATGTGAGTACCATGACAGGCACACCAGTTGCGGGTTCGTATTATAATAACAGCAACATTACTATAAACCCAACATTTAGTTTTACCGCGGGCACGGGCAGCAGCCTGAGTTTGTTTATTACTGCTCCTGATTGTGTCCCGATAAATGCAAACCCAAGTACCGCGCAAAACTATATTATAACATCGGTACCCCGCATCGGTGGTATTACCGACCCTTCCGGCCTGGTTAATCGTAGTACTTGCGATTTGATGCAGACCGTGCAATATTTTGATGGACTTGGCCGAAAGTTGCAGATTGTACAGGTAAAAGGATCGCCTGCTGATAAGGATTTCATACAACCGGTAATTTATGATCAATTTGGGCGCGAAGCCTTCAAGTACCTCCCGTACACGCTTACTACCGAAACAAGCGATGGCAGCTATAAGGCAAATGCGTTAACAGCGGGTTATGGTGTCTCAGCTTTTTACAATCCTGCAAACACAGCTGCCGCACAAACGCAGCTTGCCGGGGCAATTTCGCATATTAACAGCCCTTATGGCCAAACCATTTTTGAACCGTCGCCGCTAAACCGGGTAACAGAGCAAGGTGCTCCCGGCGATACCTGGCAGCCTAATTTAACCAATGCGGACCTGAGCCATACCGACCGTGTAGCTTACGCTACTAATGATAATACAGATATTGCCAATATAGCCACAACATTTAAGGCAATGTTGTATAAAGTAAATATTGGTACAGATGGTACCCGCACCCTTGTAAATGCCGGAGCCAGTGCCTATACTAACGGCCAGTTATATGTAACGATCAGTAAAGACGCAAACTGGCAGTCGGGCGATCTGCGGGCGGGGACGGTGCAAACGTTTAAGGATAAGATGGGCCATGTAGTATTAAAAAGGAGTTTTAATAAAAAGCCCGACAACAGCATCGAGATGCTATCTACTTATTATGTATATGATGATTATGGCAACCTGGCTTTTGTATTGCCCCCCGGCGCGTTGCCCGATGGCGGCACCATTAGTTCAACCACACTTGATTTTTGGTGTTACCAGTACCGTTATGATGAGCGGGGCAGGCTGGTAGAAAAAAAGCTGCCAGGTAAAGGAAAAGAATTTATAGTTTACAATACGCTTAACCAGGTTGTTATGACTCAGGATGCCAACCAGCGTGGCAACACCAACCAGACCGGCACAAATCCGCAATGGTCGGTCATTAAATACGATGCGCAGGGCCGGGTTGTAGTAACCGGGTTGTATACTGACGCTGGGAGTGCGGCCGGGACCGAAAACAGGACAGGTATACAGGCCGCCGTAACCAATAATGCCAACCTTTGGGAAAACCGGATAGCCGGGGGCAACGGTTACAATACATCGGCAGGTGTTTACCTTGCTTACCCAACAACCCTTAACACTACACTTGGCGTTAATTACTATGATAATTATACCATTCCATCGCTTCCCGGTGTTTTTGATAAGCATGCAGAGGCTGGTATGAGCACGATGACGACCGGCTTACCAACCGCCAGCCTGGTTAAAATACTCGACGGAACCACTGGCAATAATAACATGTTGTGGAATGTAAGTTATTACGATGACTTTGGCCGCAATATCCGCGGCTTTTCAGAACATTTTAAAGGTGGCCTGGTAAGTGTAAATAATTATGACGAAATTAAAAGCACGTATGATTTTACAAGTGCTGTACTTACCAATAGCCGTGTAAATTACATCAATAGTAGCAGCAATACAGCAACGCAGTCTGTAGCGGTAAATTTAGCATACGATTATGACCATTTGGGCAGAAAATTGCGTACCTGGCAAGGTATTAATGGTAACACTATTTTGCTTAACTCCTATGTTTATAATGAAATTGGCCAGGTATCTGAAAAAAACCTGCACTCGGCAGATAACGGAAAAACATTTGTACAAAGTGTTGATTACCGGTACAATAACCGGGGCTGGCTTAAAAGCATCAATAATGCTGCTTTAAACAATGCCGATCCACTGATTAATAACGACACCAACGATGCATTTGGCGAAGAGGTATCCTATGACGATTACGGCACCACTGCCTTAAAACAATACAATGGAAACATCAGCGCGGTAAGCTGGCAGGGCAAAAAACAGCCGTCGGGCCTGGCAGCGCAAATTGTGCAGGGGTATGAGTACAGTTACGATAAACTTAACCGGCTTACCCTGGCCAACTATACCACAACCGGGCTCACGGGCCGGTATAATGAGGCTATTACTTATGATGCCATGGGCAATATTAAGAAACTGAACCGTTACCGCGATAACAATGGCCTAACACCTATTGACCAGCTTACCTATCTATACGATAACGGCGATAACAGTAATAGGTTACTGTCGGTAACCGACATAAGCGGTAGCGATGAGGGGCAGCTAAACGGCACAGCGGGTTATACCTATGATAATAATGGAAATTTGCGGGTTGATAATAAAAAACAACTTACCTTTACTTATAATCATTTAAATTTACCATATACCGTAACGCCCGCTACAGGCAGCGCAATTACCTACATATATGATGCAACAGGGCGCAAATTACGCAAGGTAATAACAGGCGGCAACCGGGATTATATAAACGGTATAGAGTATGATGCTGCGGGCAGCCTGGTTTTTTTGGCCACTGAAGAAGGACGTGCGAGGCCGAATGCGAGTGGCTATTTTTATGAATACACACTGAAGGACCACCTGGGTAATACGCGGGTGCTTATAGGGCAGGACGGACAGGTAGCGCAGCAAACGGATTATTATGCCTTTGGGTTGGAAATGAACCGCGGGGGCGTGGTGGTTCCCAACCCGGATAATAAATATAAATATAACGGGAAGGAGTTGCAGGATGAATTGAGTATGAATCTTTACGATTATGGGGCACGCTTTTATGACCCCGCGATCGCAAGGTGGACAAACACGGATCCCTTGGCCGAAAAAAACAAGAGGTGGTCTGGCTATAACTATGCAGCGAACAACCCCGTTAGATTTATAGATCCGGATGGAATGGAGGATAAACCTGCTGTCGGAGCAGACGGTTTGACCGACGATCAATGGATTGAATCTTCAAATCCTTCATCTGATCCTAACTTATCAAGTGCATTTAAGGAAGTAAATAAAGAGGACGAACAAAAAAAAGAAAAAACTAATGCAACTACTTCAAGTAATCAATCAACAAGTAGTAATGGCGGTGGAATAATAATTAATGGTATAATTATTCCTATACCGGGAATGACTACCTTTATAGTAATTGTAGGACATTATGATTTAAGTAAAATTGTAATTGGCTTTCAAACTTCCGGTGCTGCTACTGGTGCATCGGTATTTGGTACTAGTGGTAATGGTTATATACAAAGTGCTATGTTTTTAGGCGGCCCATTTAAGGGATATTGGTATGATTACCTCGGAATTGAAGGCCAAATCATTGCTGAAACAGCGGCTGAAGGAAGCGTAGGGTTAGGAAGAAGCTATTTTATTGCATTTAATAATCCCAAATCTGCTCCAGAAACCGACACTCCCGATGGCTTCGCTGGAGCATATGTTGGAGGTGGGGCTATGGTGGGATGGAAGCCTTTATTAGGTGACGTAAATGTAACTGGTCAATATTCAAAATCAAAAGATGGAGCTTGGACCGTATTAAGTTTCGGTGCATCTGTAGCTATTGGTCCGTCAATCGGACTTCTATCAACTGGTAGTATAGGTGCCGAAGGCCATATGGGAACAACTAAACTAATTGGAGGCACACCAATACCAACTGGTAAAAGGTCCATTTTTGGAATAATGGCTAATTGGGCGTTACATTTATACATGGGCCTATAA